The Duganella sp. BuS-21 sequence TAGAAATACTGTCAGTATTTTGAGTAAGAGCGAACCAGTGGCCAGCAGTGGTCACTAAACAGAGATTAAACTAAAGAGTTTGATCCTGGCTCAGATTGAACGCTGGCGGCATGCCTTACACATGCAAGTCGAACGGCAGCACGGGGCAACCTGGTGGCGAGTGGCGAACGGGTGAGTAATATATCGGAACGTACCCAAGAGTGGGGGATAACGTAGCGAAAGTTACGCTAATACCGCATACGATCCAAGGATGAAAGTGGGGGATTCGCAAGAACCTCATGCTCCTGGAGCGGCCGATATCTGATTAGCTAGTTGGTAGGGTAAAAGCCTACCAAGGCATCGATCAGTAGCTGGTCTGAGAGGACGACCAGCCACACTGGAACTGAGACACGGTCCAGACTCCTACGGGAGGCAGCAGTGGGGAATTTTGGACAATGGGCGCAAGCCTGATCCAGCAATGCCGCGTGAGTGAAGAAGGCCTTCGGGTTGTAAAGCTCTTTTGTCAGGGAAGAAAAGGTTACGGATAATACCCGTGGCTCATGACGGTACCTGAAGAATAAGCACCGGCTAACTACGTGCCAGCAGCCGCGGTAATACGTAGGGTGCAAGCGTTAATCGGAATTACTGGGCGTAAAGCGTGCGCAGGCGGTTTTGTAAGTCTGTTGTGAAATCCCCGGGCTCAACCTGGGAATGGCAATGGAGACTGCAAGGCTAGAGTTTGGCAGAGGGGGGTAGAATTCCACGTGTAGCAGTGAAATGCGTAGATATGTGGAGGAACACCGATGGCGAAGGCAGCCCCTGGGTCAAAACTGACGCTCATGCACGAAAGCGTGGGGAGCAAACAGGATTAGATACCCTGGTAGTCCACGCCCTAAACGATGTCTACTAGTTGTCGGGTCTTAATTGACTTGGTAACGCAGCTAACGCGTGAAGTAGACCGCCTGGGGAGTACGGTCGCAAGATTAAAACTCAAAGGAATTGACGGGGACCCGCACAAGCGGTGGATGATGTGGATTAATTCGATGCAACGCGAAAAACCTTACCTACCCTTGACATGGCTGGAATCCCTGAGAGATTGGGGAGTGCTCGAAAGAGAACCAGTACACAGGTGCTGCATGGCTGTCGTCAGCTCGTGTCGTGAGATGTTGGGTTAAGTCCCGCAACGAGCGCAACCCTTGTCATTAGTTGCTACGAAAGAGCACTCTAATGAGACTGCCGGTGACAAACCGGAGGAAGGTGGGGATGACGTCAAGTCCTCATGGCCCTTATGGGTAGGGCTTCACACGTCATACAATGGTACATACAGAGCGCCGCCAACCCGCGAGGGGGAGCTAATCGCAGAAAGTGTATCGTAGTCCGGATTGTAGTCTGCAACTCGACTGCATGAAGTTGGAATCGCTAGTAATCGCGGATCAGCATGTCGCGGTGAATACGTTCCCGGGTCTTGTACACACCGCCCGTCACACCATGGGAGCGGGTTTTACCAGAAGTAGGTAGCTTAACCGCAAGGAGGGCGCTTACCACGGTAGGATTCGTGACTGGGGTGAAGTCGTAACAAGGTAGCCGTATCGGAAGGTGCGGCTGGATCACCTCCTTTCTAGAGTTTGCAGGTTCTTCGGAACATTTCAAGCGCTCACACTTATCGACTGTAGACCATAAAAGAACAGCAAATATTGGGGCTGTAGCTCAGCTGGTTAGAGCACCGTGTTGATAACGCGGGGGTCGTTGGTTCGAGTCCAACCAGCCCTACCAGTTGCCGGTATTTAGAAATACCCAATGGGGGATTAGCTCAGCTGGGAGAGCACCTGCTTTGCAAGCAGGGGGTCGTCGGTTCGATCCCGTCATCCTCCACCAATACCTGCTTTTACGTAAGCCAGCCAAGCGCTCGGGTTTAGGTAAAAGCAGTATCGTTCTTTAACAATCTGGAAGAAGTAAAGTTTTATTAAGCGTGTATCGACAGATACATGCTTGGGTAGTAAAACTCATCATCACAAAGTAGTAAATGCTTAGAACTATAGCCGTCAAGGTTATAGGGACAAGTGAATAAGTGCACATGGTGGATGCCTTGGCGATTACAGGCGATGAAGGACGTAGTAGCTTGCGATAAGCTGCGGGGAGCTAGCAAACAAGCTTTGATCCGCAGATTTCCGAATGGGGAAACCCGGCCTTTTAGGTCATCGCAACCTGAATACATAGGGTTGCGAAGCGAACGCGGCGAACTGAAACATCTAAGTAGCTGCAGGAAAAGAAATCAACCGAGATTCCCAAAGTAGTGGCGAGCGAAATGGGAAGAGCCTGCACGTGATAGTCGGACTGATAATGGAATGCTCTGGAAATGGCAGCCACAGCGGGTGATAGCCCCGTACATGAAATCAGACCGGTGGTACTAAGCGTGCGACAAGTAGGGCGGGACACGAGAAATCCTGTCTGAATATGGGGGGACCATCCTCCAAGGCTAAATACTCGTAATCGACCGATAGTGAACCAGTACCGTGAGGGAAAGGCGAAAAGAACCCCGGGAGGGGAGTGAAATAGATCCTGAAACCGTGTGCATACAAACAGTAGGAGCGGACTTGTTCCGTGACTGCGTACCTTTTGTATAATGGGTCAGCGACTTACATTCAGTGGCAAGGTTAACCGCATAGGGAAGCCGTAGAGAAATCGAGTCCGAACAGGGCGATAGTCGCTGGGTGTAGACCCGAAACCAAGTGATCTACTCATGGCCAGGATGAAGGTGCGGTAACACGCACTGGAGGTCCGAACCCACTAATGTTGAAAAATTAGGGGATGAGCTGTGGGTAGGGGTGAAAGGCTAAACAAACTTGGAAATAGCTGGTTCTCTCCGAAAACTATTTAGGTAGTGCCTCAAGTATCACCATCGGGGGTAGAGCACTGTTATGGCTAGGGGGTCATCGCGACTTACCAAACCATTGCAAACTCCGAATACCGATGAGTGCGAGCTTGGGAGACAGACGTCGGGTGCTAACGTCCGGCGTCAAGAGGGAAACAACCCAGACCGCCAGCTAAGGTCCCAAAGATTGGCTAAGTGGAAAACGAAGTGGGAAGGCTAAAACAGTCAGGATGTTGGCTTAGAAGCAGCCATCATTTAAAGAAAGCGTAATAGCTCACTGATCGAGTCGTCCTGCGCGGAAGATGTAACGGGGCTAAGCCAGTCACCGAAGCTGCGGATATGCGTAAGCATATGGTAGGAGAGCGTTCTGTAAGCCTGCGAAGGTGTCTTGTAAAGGATGCTGGAGGTATCAGAAGTGCGAATGCTGACATGAGTAGCGATAATGGGGGTGAAAAGCCCCCACGCCGTAAGCCCAAGGTTTCCTGTTCAACGTTCATCGGAGCAGGGTGAGTCGGCCCCTAAGGCGAGGCAGAGATGCGTAGCTGATGGGAAGCAGGTTAATATTCCTGCACCGTCGTATGATGCGATGGGGGGACGGATCGCGGAAGGTTGTCTGACTGTTGGAATAGTCAGTTTCTGCTTCATAGAAGGCACTTAGGCAAATCCGGGTGCGTAATTCAAGGGAGCGGGACGAGTGTACTTGTACACGTAGCAATCGGAAGTGGTTCCAAGAAAAGCCTCTAAGCTTCAGTCATACGAGACCGTACCGCAAACCGACACAGGTGGGCGAGATGAGTATTCTAAGGCGCTTGAGAGAACTCGGGAGAAGGAACTCGGCAAATTGGTACCGTAACTTCGGGAAAAGGTACGCCTCGGTAGCTTGGTCACTTTACTGTGATAGGGCGAAAAGGTTGCAATAAAATGGTGGCTGCGACTGTTTAATAAAAACACAGCACTCTGCAAACACGAAAGTGGACGTATAGGGTGTGACGCCTGCCCGGTGCTGGAAGATTAAATGATGGGGTGCAAGCTCTTGATTGAAGTCCCAGTAAACGGCGGCCGTAACTATAACGGTCCTAAGGTAGCGAAATTCCTTGTCGGGTAAGTTCCGACCTGCACGAATGGCGTAACGATGGCCACACTGTCTCCTCCCGAGACTCAGCGAAGTTGAAATGTTTGTGATGATGCAATCTACCCGCTAGACGGCTAGACGGAAAGACCCCATGAACCTTTACTGTAGCTTTGCATTGGACTTTGAACCAATCTGTGTAGGATAGGTGGGAGGCTTTGAAGTAGGGACGCCAGTCTCTATGGAGCCAACCTTGAAATACCACCCTGGTTTGTTTGAGGTTCTAACCTTGGTCCGTTATCCGGATCGGGGACAGTGCATGGTAGGCAGTTTGACTGGGGCGGTCTCCTCCTAAAGTGTAACGGAGGAGTTCGAAGGTACGCTAATTACGGTCGGACATCGTGATGATAGTGCAATGGCATAAGCGTGCTTAACTGCGAGACCGACAAGTCGAGCAGGTACGAAAGTAGGACATAGTGATCCGGTGGTTCTGTATGGAAGGGCCATCGCTCAACGGATAAAAGGTACTCTGGGGATAACAGGCTGATTCCTCCCAAGAGTTCATATCGACGGGGAGTTTGGCACCTCGATGTCGGCTCATCACATCCTGGGGCTGTAGCCGGTCCCAAGGGTATGGCTGTTCGCCATTTAAAGTGGTACGTGAGCTGGGTTTAAAACGTCGTGAGACAGTTTGGTCCCTATCTGCCGTGGGCGTTGGAAATTTGAAGGGGGCTGCTCCTAGTACGAGAGGACCGGAGTGGACGAACCTCTGGTGTACCGGTTGTCACGCCAGTGGCATTGCCGGGTAGCTAAGTTCGGAAGAGATAACCGCTGAAAGCATCTAAGCGGGAAACTTGCCTTGAGATGAGATTTCCCAGAGCCTTGAGCTCTTTAAAGGGTCGTTCGAGACCAGGACGTTGATAGGCTGGGTGTGGAAGTGCAGTAATGCATTAAGCTAACCAGTACTAATTGCCCGTAAGGCTTGTCCCTATAACCTTGATGGTTATATGCATTTACTCTGATGATGAGTGTGCTACCCAATAAACTAAATGAGATCCCCGCGTTCGCGGGGACGACGCTGACGCGCCGCTTTACTTCTCCCAGATTCGCTGTGGCGCCCAATCGGTGGCGCCAGAGCATACAAGTCAAAGCTTGATGACCATAGTAAGTCGGTCCCACCCCTTCCCATCCCGAACAGGACCGTGAAACGACTCTACGCCGATGATAGTGCTGCAACCAGTGTGAAAGTAGGTTATCGTCAAGCTAGTTATTCCGAAAGAAGCCCCAACAGATTAGATGCTGTTGGGGCTTTTTTTTATGTATCATTAGTCGTTGCAAAGACCAACTACTAAAGGGTGCATACATGTCAAAACAATATCGCTTGGTAACGCGCAGTGACTTCGATGGTCTAGTCTGCGCGGTACTACTCAAGCACCTGGATCTGATAGATGAAATCCTGTTCGTCCACCCGAAGGACATGCAGGACGGTAAGATCAGCATCACCGATCGTGACATCACGACCAATTTGCCCTATGTGGCGGGCGCGCACATCGCCTTCGACCACCACCTGTCCGAAACCATCCGCAATACTGGCGATCGCCAGAATCACATCATCGATCCCGAGGCACCATCCGCCGCGCGCGTGGTGTATGACTACTATGGCGGCTTGAAGGCTTTCCCGGCGTCGTGGGACGATATGATGGCGGCGGTCGACAAGGGCGACGCCGCGCGCTTCAACGAGCAGGAAGTGTTGAATCCGGAAGGCTGGGACTTGCTGAACTTCCTGATGGATGCGCGCACCGGCCTGGGCCGCTTCCGCGAGTTCCGCATCTCCAACTACAACCTGATGATGGACTTGATCGACTACTGCAAGAATCACTCAATTGCAGAGATCATGGAACTGCCGGACGTGAAGGAGCGCAAGGAACTGTACTTCGAGCATGCCGAGAAGTGCAAGGACCAGATCCGCCGCTGCGCCACCGTGCACAAGAACCTGGTGGTGCTGGATCTGCGCAACGAAGAGGTCATCTTCGCCGGCAACCGCTTCATCGTCTACGCGATTTTCCCGCAGACGAATATCTCGATCCACGTGCTGTGGGGCTTGAAGAACCAGAACACCGTGTTCGCCACCGGCAAATCGATCCTGAACCGTAGCTCGAAAACCAATATCGGCGCGCTGATGCTGGAATACGGCGGTGGCGGGCACGAGAATGCCGGCACCTGCCAGGTGGATAACGAGATGGCGGAGGATGTGCTGGGAGCCTTGATCCACCGGATCACGACAGAAGGTTGAAAAAAGCGTGTGCGGTGCGACGCTCAAGTCGTCGCACCGCCACACGCTTTTTTAATTAGAACTCTTTTTCAGGTAATGCTATTAAATCATCGGTGCTGAACTGGTAGTCCTTGAACACGTGTTCGGCGGTCAGCATCTGGTAATCGCCGTCCGGCTTCTTGAACGAGGTGTCCTTCAGCTTGTAGGTGTAGTGGCCGCAGGTCCAGCAGTTGAAGTTGCGCATGTGCGTGCACAGGCAGGTCTTGTCCATCACCACCACGGTCTTGGCTTCCGGATGCGCTTCGACTTCGCGGTTGTAGGCGTTGATATACGAGCAGTTGCCGCTGGCGTCCAGCAGGTAGCCGTAGGATTCGCAGCCTGGGCGGATGCCGGAGCCGATCGCCGGCGTGTTCTTCAACATGCGCATCGGGTAGCCGGTCGGCGACACGCCGTTGACGATGATGTCGTCTTCGGACGCCTTGAAGTATTCCTGCTTGACCTTCTCCGGTAGGCCGCATTCGTTGGTGACGGTGAAGCGGGTCGCCACCTGCACGCCAGCCGCGCCGGCTTCCAGGAAGCGCACCGCATCCGAACCGGTGAAGATGCCGCCGGCCGCGATCAGCGGAATGTCCAGGTTCTCTTGCTTGAAATACGCCAGCAGTTCCTGGGTGATGGTCATCAGGTCGTAATCCTGCCAGTCGTTCAGGCCGAAGCCCAGGTGACCGCCGGCCAGCGGGCCTTCGACAATCACGTAATCCGGCAAACGGTTCAGCTTGGCGTTCTTGCGCAGGAAGATCTGCAGTGCGCGCACCGACGACACGATGATGCCCAGCTTGGCTTCACGGAAGCGTGGGTGGTCGGCCATCAGCGCGAACGAGCCGAAGTGCAGGCCGGCCGACAAGGTGATGCCGTCGATGCCGGCGTCCAGCGCCGCGTTCAGGCGGGTGCGCAGGGTTTCGCGCGGGCCGTTCATGGTCAGCTTTTCCATGCAGTTGACGAAGATCAGGCCGTGGCCCTGTTTCGCCTTCATGGTGGCGCCGATGTGCAGGCGCTGTGCTTCAGCCAGGCGTTCCAGGTCGAACTGGACAATGGACTTGTCCATATTGTTGATGTTGTGCTTATAGAGCTTGGTCTTGTCCTTGACGAAGCTGGTGTCGAACTTGCGGTCCGAAACGTCTTCCACCATCGCGTCCGAGATATGGCCGATGCCGCCCAGACGGGCCGCCTCCAGCGCCAGTTCCGAGGTCGAGATATCGACCCCCATTCCGCCGATCATGATGGGCACATACTCGTCGTTGCCAAATCGCAGGCGGAAATCATCAACACGTTTCATTGCTATCCTTAGACTACCGAAGTTAATTGCGGTCGCGCGGTAGTACGCATGATCGGGACTTCCGATCATTCTACTCCAAGCGTACTACAGCTTTGTGACGGCACGGCCGCGCAGGCCTGCCGTGCACGGAAGGGGATCAGTCGCGGAAGTTGTTGAATTCCAGCGGCAGGTCGGTGGCGTCCTTGCGCAGCAGGGCCATGGCAGCCTGCAGGTCGTCGCGCTTGGTACCGGTGATGCGCACCGATTCACCCTGGATGCTGGCCTGCACCTTCATCTTGCTGTCCTTGATGATGCGCACGATCTTCTTGGCGTCTTCCGTTTCGATGCCGTTCTTGACCTTGATGACCTGGCGGACCTTGTCGCCGCCGATCTTCTTGATCTCGCCGTCGTCGAGGAAGCGCACGTCGACCTTGCGCTTGGACAGCTTGGTGGTCAGGACGTCGCGTACCTGCTGCAACTGGAAATCGGAATCGGCGGTGACGGTCAGTTCGCGTTCCTTCTGTTCGACGGCGGCGCCGGTACCCTTGAAGTCGAAGCGCGTGGCGATCTCCTTTTGAGATTGCTCGACGGCATTCTTTACTTCGATCATATCGGCTTCCAAAACTACATCAAACGACGGCATAACTATTTCCTTTATCTTGCTGCTTCAAAGACTGTCATTTTAACGGACAACCCGCCGTTCGCAGCCATACCGACACTGGTTTTTTGTCTGTTTCGCTCTATAATCGACTAAATTTATTGCTTATTTCCCTCATGTCCGCATCGTCTTCCGTCCAGTATCAACATTCCCTCCAGCCCCTCAACACGTTCGGCATCGCCGCGACGGCGCGCGCCTATCTGCGCGTGACGAAAAAGGAGCAACTGCTCGGCGTTTATGCTGATGGCGCCTGGGCTACTTTGCCGAAGCTGGTGTTGGGCGGCGGCAGCAATGTGCTGCTGACGGGCGACTTCGACGGCCTGGTGCTGCACCTCGCGCTCGAAGGCAAGGAGCTGATCGGCGGCGACGACCGGCATCATTTTGTGCGTGCCTCGGCTGGTGAAAACTGGCACGCCTTCGTGCAGTGGACGGTGGGGCAGGGCATCGGCGGGCTGGAAAATTTATCGCTGATTCCGGGCACGGTGGGCGCGGCGCCGATCCAGAATATCGGCGCCTATGGACTGGAAATCAAGGATGTCTTCCACAGCGCGACGGTGTTCGATCCGGTCAGCGGCGAGACGCGCGTGATGGATGCGGCGGCCTGCCGTTTCGGCTATCGCGACAGCGTGTTTAAGCAGGAAGGGCGGCACCTGATTATTTTGGATGTGACATTTGCGCTGCCCAAGCAATGGACGCCGAACCTGCGCTATGCGGAACTGGCGGCGGAGCCGGGCATGGCGGAGGCGCCGACGCCGCAGCAGGTGGCGGATGCGGTGATTGCGATCCGCCGCCGTAAGCTGCCCGATCCTGCGGTGATCGGCAACGCCGGCAGCTTCTTCAAGAATCCCGTGGTGCCGGGCGCGCAATGCGCGGCGCTGCTGGCGCGCTTCCCGAACCTGGTGCACCATGCGCAGCCCGATGGCAGCGAGAAGCTGGCTGCCGGCTGGCTGATCGATCAATGCGGGTGGAAAGGCAAGAGCCTGGGTGCGGCCGGCGTCTATCCGCAACAGGCGCTGGTGCTGGTGAATAACGGCGGCGCCACCGGTGCGGAAGTGGTGGCGCTGGCCCAAGCGATACAGGCCGACGTGCAGGCGCGCTATGGCGTGCTGCTGGAGCCGGAGCCTGTCTTCATCTAAATTCGGGGTCAGTTCCGACATTCGGACATTTCGCACGCGAAATGTCCGAATGTCGGAACTGACCCCGAATTTGTTTAACCGAAGTGGCAAACGTAGTCGACGGTCTCGACGGTTTCGATGTCGAACTTGCTGTTGCCGGCAATCTTGAACTCCTGGCCTGCGCTGTAGGTCTGCCACTCGCTGGCGCCGTCCAGGCGCACCTTGCAGACGCCGCCGGTGATTTCCATGATTTCCGGCGCGCCGGTGTTGAAGGTCAGGCTCGATGGGAAGATCACACCCACGCTTTTCTTGCTGCCGTCGGCCAGGATGATGGTGTGCGAAACGCACTTGCCGTCAAAGTAGATATTCGATTTCTTGACGACGCTGACTTGCTCGATTTGTGCACTCATGCTGCTGTTTTTCCTAGGTTATGGTGTGAGACCGGGCAACTCGTCCGCGTTCACCACGCGGTTGCGGCCACCGTTCTTGGCCGCGTACAGGGCCCGGTCGGCTTGCCGGATCAGCTCTTCCACGCTGCCCGCAGGCGAGGGCACCACGCTGGCCACGCCGACCGACATGGTCACGCATGACATTTCCGTGGTGGCCTGCGGATTTTCGATCGCGAGCTGCTCCAGGTGGCGGCGGCATGACTCGGCCACGATCAGTGCCCCGGTCAATTGAGTCTCGGGCAGGATAATTGCGAATTCCTCGCCGCCGTAGCGTGCGGCCAGGTCGGCCGGGCGCTTCAGGTGTTCGGTCAGCACTGCGGCCACTTTTTTCAGGCATAGATCGCCCGCCAGGTGGCCGAAGCTGTCGTTGTACAATTTGAAGAAGTCGACGTCGCACATCAGCAGCGTCAAGGGCTTCTTGTCGCGCTGGCCGCGCTGCCATTCGATGCGCATGGTGTCGTCGAAGCGGCGGCGGTTGGCGATGCCGGTCAGGCCGTCGAGCGCCGCCAGCTTTTGCAGTTCGATGTTGGCGTCGGCCAGCTGCTTCTGGCTCTCGCGCAGGAAGCGGAACGCCTGGTCGCGCTGCAGGCGGCTGATGTGCGCGCCCGAGTGGTAGCGCACGCGCGCCAGCAGTTCCAGCTTGTCCGGCAGCTTGACCATGTAGTCGTTGGCGCCGGTGCTGAAGCTGTGCGCCTTGAGCTTGGGGTCTTCCTTGGCCGAGAGGACGATCACCGGCACGTGGCGCAGACTTTCCTCGTTGCGGTATTGCGTGATCTGGCCGAAGCCGTCGATGGTCGGCATCACCAGGTCTTGCAGGATCACGGTCGGCTGCAGCTGCAACGCCGTGTCCAGCGACCTGGTGGCGTCGGTCACGTAGTGGAATTCGATGTCGGGCTGGTCGCTCAACATGCGCCGCACGGCTTCGACGATAATCAACTGATCGTCCACCAACAGCACTCTTACTTTGAAGATGGGCAGGACCGGCTCTTGATCTGCGGCGATTACATTTGCTTCGGACATCAGGATTCTCTTTGCTTGTTATTGACCACGTCCACCCAGGGTGCTGCGCAAGACCGGTCCTATCTTCGCCAACGGTAAAATCATCTGCGCCGCGTCCAGCTCTGCCGCCGCGCGCGGCATGCCGTACACCGCGCTGCTGGCCTGGTCCTGGGCGATGGTGGTCTGGCCCGCGCGGCGCATCGCCAGCAGGCCTTCGGCGCCATCGCGTCCCATGCCGGTCAGCAGAACACCGACCGCGTCGCCTTTCCAGTGCTGCGCCACGCAGTGGAAGAACACGTCCACCGACGGCCGGTAAGCGTAGTCCTTCGGATGGATATCGTAACGCAAGCGGAGGTTTTGATCCAGCGTCAGGTGATCGTTGCTCTTGGCGATGAGGATGGTTCCGGCCACCAGTTCGTCGCCTTCTTCGGCCGCGCGCACCGGCATCTCCAGTTGTTCGCCCAGCCAGCGCGCGAAATTATCGGCGAAGTGCTGGTCGATGTGCTGCACCACCACGATGGCGCAACCGCGCGGCGCCTTCCAGCCGGCCAGCAGCTTGGAGACCGCCACCGGCCCGCCGGTGGAAGCGCCGATGGCCAGCAGCGAGGTGACTCTTTCGGTGTCCGCCCCGTCGCCCGCGTGGCCGTTGCCATTGGGGTTGGCGGCGGTGCGGGGCAGCATGGCCTGGTTGCCGCCGCTGTGGCGTATCAGCTTGTCCATGGTGCGGATCTTGGCCAGCAGTTCGGCGTCGCCGCCCGGCTGGCCCTGCAGCACCGGCGTGGCCGTCACGTCCAGCGCACCGGCGCCCAGCGCGCGGAACACCTGGTTGACGTTGTCCTGCGGCCGGCCGGTCACCACCAGGATCGCGCACGGGCTGTGCTCCATGATCTGGCGCGTGGCTTCCACGCCGTCGAGTTCCGGCATGTTCAGGTCCATCAGGATCAGGTCTGGACGGTTGTCGGCACACATGCGCACCGCATCGGCGCCGGTGCGTGCTATCCACAACACCTGATGTTCGGCGGTGCTGGCGACTACACGCCTGAGCGCCTCGGCCGCCATGGCGACATCGTTGGCGATGGCTATCTTCATCTACGGGCGTCCCCAATCAAATCGCTGACTGCGTCAAGCAGCGTCTCGTCATGGAAGCTGCCCTTGGTCAGGTAGTAGTCTGCGCCGGCCGACAGGCCGCGCGCGCGGTCCTCCGGTCGATCTTTATAAGAGACTATCATGACTGGCAATTTATGCAGGTGTATATCTTTTTTAATGAGTGTAACCAGTTCGATACCGTCCATGCGCGGCATGTCGACGTCGGTGATCACCAGGTCGTAGTCGCCGCTGCGCACCACGTTCCAGCCGTCGATGCCGTCGATGGCGATATCGACCAGGAAGCCGCGCGCCATCAGCAGCTTGCGCTCCATCTCGCGCACGGTGAGCGAGTCGTCCACCACCAGGATGCGCTTGGTCCGGCGGCGCTCGGCGGCGTCGGACTTGGCCAGTTGATGCAGGCCGCCTTCGTGCAGCAGCTTGTCGATCGAGAGCAGCAGGTCCGGCACGTCGAGGATCAGCACCGGCTCGCCGTTGTCGAGCAGGGCGGCCGAGGAGATGTCGCGCATCTTGCCGAAGATCGGGTCGATGGCCTGCACCGCCAGGCTTTGTTCGCCGCGGATGGCGTCCACCACCAATGCATAGCGGCGCGCGCCGGCGCCGATGACGACCACCGGCAGTTCGCCGGTGCCGGCGTCGGTGTCGCCCAGTTCCAGTACCTGCGAGGCCGAGACCAGGCCCAGATGCTCGCCGCCGAAGTCGAAGAACTGCTTGCTCTCCAGCGTGTGGATGGACGCTTGCGGCACCTTGAGCACGCGCTCCACCTGCACGATGGGCACGGCGTAGGCTTCGCCCTTGACGTCCACCACCAGCGCGCGCACGATCGATTGCGTCAGCGGCAGCGTGATGTAGGTGCGGAAGCCGACGCCCAGTTCGGATTCGATGCGCACGGTGCCGTTCTGCGAGCGTATGGTTTCATGCACGATGTCCAGGCCGACGCCGCGCCCGGAGATTTCGGTGATGTTGTCCTTCAGGCTGAAGGCGGGCAGGAACAGGAACTCCATCAGCTCGGCCGGCGACATCGAGGTCGCCATCTGCGCCGGCGCCATTTTGCGTTCGATCACGCGGGCGCGGATGCGTTCGAGATCGACGCCTTTTCCGTCGTCGCTGATTTCAATACTGAGCATGCCGGCGCGGTGCTTGGCCTCCAGCACGATGGTGCCGGTGCCCGGCTTGCCGGCGGCGATGCGGTCGGCGGCGCTGTCCATGCCGTGGTCGATGGCGTTGCGCAGCATGTGGTTGAGCGGGCTTTCGATCTTGGCCAGGATGTCGCGGTCGACCAGCGTGTCTTCGCCGATGATCTGCAGCTGCACGTCCTTGCCCAGGCTGCGCGAGAGATCGCGCACCATGCGCGGGAAGTGCTGCACGCCGTCCTTGAAGGGGCGCATG is a genomic window containing:
- a CDS encoding hybrid sensor histidine kinase/response regulator; the encoded protein is MSVDNNGDLSQFSMLDLFRMEADSQTQILTDGLLAMERLKDDASAVESMMRAAHSIKGAASIVGLEVVVQLAHGMEDAFIAAQNGKLALTPNRVDVLLAGVDLILQLSRLQDSGVDAWLAANSGQISSTMNAISTIAFLPEPISFAPPAATVAPAAIPTFPIGELPIAPQVTSASPAAAAPAPTPAEEAAATRQLAQAPMKHAQNFDKLLSLASESRINAHQMHPFIQSMQRFKRNQSSLFTLIEQLHEAVSNSSDASLKEKSLLALQKTHPLKQFVLEHIADIEAYERRLLGVSQGMVDEVLTMRMRPFKDGVQHFPRMVRDLSRSLGKDVQLQIIGEDTLVDRDILAKIESPLNHMLRNAIDHGMDSAADRIAAGKPGTGTIVLEAKHRAGMLSIEISDDGKGVDLERIRARVIERKMAPAQMATSMSPAELMEFLFLPAFSLKDNITEISGRGVGLDIVHETIRSQNGTVRIESELGVGFRTYITLPLTQSIVRALVVDVKGEAYAVPIVQVERVLKVPQASIHTLESKQFFDFGGEHLGLVSASQVLELGDTDAGTGELPVVVIGAGARRYALVVDAIRGEQSLAVQAIDPIFGKMRDISSAALLDNGEPVLILDVPDLLLSIDKLLHEGGLHQLAKSDAAERRRTKRILVVDDSLTVREMERKLLMARGFLVDIAIDGIDGWNVVRSGDYDLVITDVDMPRMDGIELVTLIKKDIHLHKLPVMIVSYKDRPEDRARGLSAGADYYLTKGSFHDETLLDAVSDLIGDARR